Proteins from one Ochotona princeps isolate mOchPri1 unplaced genomic scaffold, mOchPri1.hap1 HAP1_SCAFFOLD_148, whole genome shotgun sequence genomic window:
- the LOC131478944 gene encoding ribonuclease inhibitor-like isoform X1, with the protein MASECILPPLPLPSPGQCLPGQWPDPSLAHRLAWAPGPGRSSSGWSQLTLYLSSAATMSLHIQFEQLTDARWTELLPQIQQCPVVRVEDCGVSGEARCGALSKALRANSALTELSLAFNALGDTGVGQVLQALQGPSCQVRKLSLQTCCLSEAGCGVLPGALRAMPALRELQLSDNALGDAGLRLLCQGLLDPECHVEKLRLEYCKLSAAGCEPLAAVLRAKPGLKELALSNNDLGEEGVHALCGALRDAASQLEVLRLETCGLTAANCTELAEVAASRGSLKELHLGDNPLGDAGLAALCAGLLRPSSQLRTLWLWDCSFGADGCRDLCRLLKVKDSLKEVSVSGNALGDQGARLLCEALLEPGCGLQTLWVKSCDLTAASCPHFGSVLAQSTSLLELQLSSNPLGDAGVEGLCQGLGQPGCVLQALCLGDCEVGNAGCSRLATALLSTPSLRRLDLSNNCMGDAGLQQLVDSVRHPACALEQLVLYDIYWTQDMEEQLHALEEARPPLRVIC; encoded by the exons ATGGCTTCTGAGTGTAtcctgcctccccttcccctgcccagccccggcCAGTGCCTGCCTGGACAATGGCCTGACCCCAGCCTTGCTCACAGGCTGGCCTGGG ccccaggtcctggccGGTCAAGCTCTGGGTGGTCGCAGCTGACACTCTATCTCTCATCAGCTGCCACCATGAGCCTGCACATCCAGTTCGAGCAGCTGACCGATGCCAGGTGGACGGAGCTCCTGCCCCAGATCCAGCAGTGCCCGGTGGTCAG GGTTGAGGACTGCGGTGTCTCGGGAGAGGCGCGGTGTGGCGCCCTGAGCAAAGCACTGCGGGCCAATTCCGCCCTCACGGAACTCAGCCTGGCCTTCAACGCGCTGGGGGACACGGGTGTGGGCCAGGTGCTGCAGGCGTTGCAGGGCCCCAGCTGCCAGGTGCGCAAGCTGAG CCTTCAGACGTGCTGCCTGAGCGAGGCCGGCTGCGGGGTGCTCCCGGGCGCCCTCCGTGCCATGCCCGCGCTGCGTGAGCTGCAGCTCAGCGACAACGCCCTGGGGGACGCGGGCCTGCGGCTTCTGTGCCAAGGACTCCTGGACCCTGAGTGCCACGTGGAGAAGCTGCG GCTGGAGTACTGCAAGCTGTCGGCCGCTGGCTGTGAGCCCCTGGCTGCAGTGCTCAGAGCCAAGCCCGGCTTGAAGGAGCTCGCGCTGAGCAACAACGACCTGGGCGAGGAGGGCGTCCACGCCCTGTGCGGGGCCCTGCGGGACGCAGCCTCGCAGCTGGAGGTGCTCCG GCTGGAGACGTGCGGCCTGACAGCGGCCAACTGCACGGAGCTGGCGGAGGTGGCGGCGTCCAGGGGGTCGCTGAAGGAGCTACACCTGGGCGACAACCCGCTGGGCGACGCGGGGCTGGCGGCGCTGTGCGCGGGGCTGCTgcggcccagctcccagctcaggaCCCTGTG GCTGTGGGACTGCAGCTTCGGCGCCGACGGCTGTCGCGACCTGTGCCGCCTGCTGAAGGTCAAGGACAGCCTCAAGGAAGTCAGCGTGTCCGGGAACGCGCTCGGGGACCAGGGCGCGCGCCTGCTCTGCGAAGCCCTGCTGGAGCCGGGCTGCGGGCTGCAGACCCTGTG GGTGAAGTCCTGTGATCTGACGGCCGCCAGCTGCCCCCACTTCGGCTCCGTGCTGGCCCAGAGCACGAGTCTCCTGGAGCTGCAGCTGAGCAGCAACCCGCTGGGGGACGCAGGGGTtgaggggctgtgccagggcctgggccagcctggctgcGTGCTGCAGGCGCTGTG CCTAGGGGACTGCGAGGTGGGGAATGCCGGCTGCAGCCGCCTCGCCACGGCCCTGCTGAGCACACCCAGCCTGCGCAGACTGGACCTCAGCAACAACTGCATGGGGGACgctgggctccagcagctggTGGACAGTGTGCGGCACCCAGCGTGCGCCCTGGAGCAGCTCGT ACTCTATGACATCTACTGGACGCAGGACATGGAGGAGCAGCTGCATGCATTGGAAGAGGCCCGGCCCCCACTGCGTGTCATCTGCTGA
- the LOC131478944 gene encoding ribonuclease inhibitor-like isoform X2, with translation MSLHIQFEQLTDARWTELLPQIQQCPVVRVEDCGVSGEARCGALSKALRANSALTELSLAFNALGDTGVGQVLQALQGPSCQVRKLSLQTCCLSEAGCGVLPGALRAMPALRELQLSDNALGDAGLRLLCQGLLDPECHVEKLRLEYCKLSAAGCEPLAAVLRAKPGLKELALSNNDLGEEGVHALCGALRDAASQLEVLRLETCGLTAANCTELAEVAASRGSLKELHLGDNPLGDAGLAALCAGLLRPSSQLRTLWLWDCSFGADGCRDLCRLLKVKDSLKEVSVSGNALGDQGARLLCEALLEPGCGLQTLWVKSCDLTAASCPHFGSVLAQSTSLLELQLSSNPLGDAGVEGLCQGLGQPGCVLQALCLGDCEVGNAGCSRLATALLSTPSLRRLDLSNNCMGDAGLQQLVDSVRHPACALEQLVLYDIYWTQDMEEQLHALEEARPPLRVIC, from the exons ATGAGCCTGCACATCCAGTTCGAGCAGCTGACCGATGCCAGGTGGACGGAGCTCCTGCCCCAGATCCAGCAGTGCCCGGTGGTCAG GGTTGAGGACTGCGGTGTCTCGGGAGAGGCGCGGTGTGGCGCCCTGAGCAAAGCACTGCGGGCCAATTCCGCCCTCACGGAACTCAGCCTGGCCTTCAACGCGCTGGGGGACACGGGTGTGGGCCAGGTGCTGCAGGCGTTGCAGGGCCCCAGCTGCCAGGTGCGCAAGCTGAG CCTTCAGACGTGCTGCCTGAGCGAGGCCGGCTGCGGGGTGCTCCCGGGCGCCCTCCGTGCCATGCCCGCGCTGCGTGAGCTGCAGCTCAGCGACAACGCCCTGGGGGACGCGGGCCTGCGGCTTCTGTGCCAAGGACTCCTGGACCCTGAGTGCCACGTGGAGAAGCTGCG GCTGGAGTACTGCAAGCTGTCGGCCGCTGGCTGTGAGCCCCTGGCTGCAGTGCTCAGAGCCAAGCCCGGCTTGAAGGAGCTCGCGCTGAGCAACAACGACCTGGGCGAGGAGGGCGTCCACGCCCTGTGCGGGGCCCTGCGGGACGCAGCCTCGCAGCTGGAGGTGCTCCG GCTGGAGACGTGCGGCCTGACAGCGGCCAACTGCACGGAGCTGGCGGAGGTGGCGGCGTCCAGGGGGTCGCTGAAGGAGCTACACCTGGGCGACAACCCGCTGGGCGACGCGGGGCTGGCGGCGCTGTGCGCGGGGCTGCTgcggcccagctcccagctcaggaCCCTGTG GCTGTGGGACTGCAGCTTCGGCGCCGACGGCTGTCGCGACCTGTGCCGCCTGCTGAAGGTCAAGGACAGCCTCAAGGAAGTCAGCGTGTCCGGGAACGCGCTCGGGGACCAGGGCGCGCGCCTGCTCTGCGAAGCCCTGCTGGAGCCGGGCTGCGGGCTGCAGACCCTGTG GGTGAAGTCCTGTGATCTGACGGCCGCCAGCTGCCCCCACTTCGGCTCCGTGCTGGCCCAGAGCACGAGTCTCCTGGAGCTGCAGCTGAGCAGCAACCCGCTGGGGGACGCAGGGGTtgaggggctgtgccagggcctgggccagcctggctgcGTGCTGCAGGCGCTGTG CCTAGGGGACTGCGAGGTGGGGAATGCCGGCTGCAGCCGCCTCGCCACGGCCCTGCTGAGCACACCCAGCCTGCGCAGACTGGACCTCAGCAACAACTGCATGGGGGACgctgggctccagcagctggTGGACAGTGTGCGGCACCCAGCGTGCGCCCTGGAGCAGCTCGT ACTCTATGACATCTACTGGACGCAGGACATGGAGGAGCAGCTGCATGCATTGGAAGAGGCCCGGCCCCCACTGCGTGTCATCTGCTGA